A section of the Paramisgurnus dabryanus chromosome 4, PD_genome_1.1, whole genome shotgun sequence genome encodes:
- the mpc2a gene encoding mitochondrial pyruvate carrier 2 yields MKIHCIALKHCMILETMSRSRVYMQLRSCRFYSGGLRATYHRTLDRIELMLPPKLRPIYNHPAGPKTVFFWAPVFKWGLVVAGFSDMTRPPEKLSVSQSCVITATGIVWSRYCMVIIPKNWALFAVNFFLGICGSMQLIRIWRYKQQLKEEEVLQS; encoded by the exons ATGAAGATCCACTGCATTGCTCTGAAGCACTGCATGATACTGGAAACCATGAGTCGCAGCAGGGTTTATATGCAACTGCGATCATGTCGCTTTTATTCCGGTGGTTTGAGAGCGACATATCACCGAACCCTGGACCGGATCGAGTTAATGCTGCCGCCAAAACTGAGACCCATCTACAATCACCCTGCTG GACCAAAGACAGTTTTCTTCTGGGCACCAGTTTTCAAATGG GGTTTAGTTGTGGCTGGATTCTCTGATATGACCCGGCCACCAGAAAAGCTCAGCGTCTCCCAGTCCTGCGTCATTACAGCCACAG GAATTGTTTGGTCAAGGTACTGCATGGTTATCATCCCTAAAAACTGGGCTCTGTTTGCTGTTAACTTTTTCCTGGGGATATGTGGCAGCATGCAGCTCATAAGAATATGGAG ataCAAACAACAGCTGAAAGAAGAGGAAGTACTGCAGTCTTAA